One Denticeps clupeoides chromosome 3, fDenClu1.1, whole genome shotgun sequence DNA window includes the following coding sequences:
- the sos1 gene encoding son of sevenless homolog 1 isoform X6, producing MWRLSQERVQKSFPHPIDKWAIADAQAAIEKRKRRNPLALPVDKIHPLLKEVLGYKIDHQVSVYIVAVLEYISADILKLAGNYVRNIRHYEITQQDITVAMCADKVLMDMFHQDEEDLSGFPLTDDEPSASEEQTYYELVKVFMAEVRQYLRDLNLIIKVFLEPFSSNKKLFSHHDVESIFSHITDIHEVTLKLLGLLEDTVEMTDDTSPHPLVGSCFEDLAEELAFDPYESYAQDILRLGFHDHFLSLLSKPGAAFYLQSICEGFKEAVQYVLPRLLLAPVYHCLHYFEILKQLEEKSKDEEDKECLKQAITALLNLQSSMERICSKNLAKRRLSESACRFYSQQMKGKHLAIKKMNEIQKNIDGWEGKDIGQCCNEFIMEGTLTRVGAKHERHIFLFDGLMICCKSNHGQPRLPGASAAEYRLKEKFFMRKVQINDKDDKEGEYRHAFEIILKDGNSVVFAAKSAEEKNGWMAALISLQYRSTLERMLDTAMIQEEAAQMRLPGPDVYRFAEPDSEENVVFEENVQSKSGIPIIKAGTVLKLIERLTFHMYADPNFVRTFLTTYRSFCKPQELLDLLIERFDIPEPKPTETDQMAMENGDQPVSAELKRFRKEFVQPVQLRVLNVCRHWVEHHFYDFERDAQLLRRLEEFISTVRGKAMRKWVESITKIIQRKKQAQANGQSHNITFESLPPPIEWHISKPGQVDQFDLMTLHPIEIARQLTLLESDFYRAVQPSELVGSVWTKEDKEINSPNLLRMIRHTTNLTLWFEKCIIETENLEERAAVVTRIIEILQVFQELNNFNGVLEIVSAMNSSPIYRLDHTFEQIPSRQRKMLEEAHELSEDHYKKYLAKLRSINPPCVPFFGIYLTNILKTEEGNPDFLKRHGKELINFSKRRKVAEITGEIQQYQNQPYCLRMDCDIRVRLHNNHKFFENLNPMEGKMEKEFEDYLFNKSLEIEPRNARSLPRFQKKYNCPLKSPGVRPSTGRPGTMRHPTPLQNEPRKISYSRIPDSTEMEATASAPNSPRTPLTPPPASAASSTTDICSVFDSPQGPSSPFHSNCESIFTPVSLPHGPRSSSVSSMPFRNTEDGTVPPPVPPRRRPESVPAESSPSKIMSKHLDSPPAIPPRQPTSKVYSPRYSISDRTSFSDAPESPPMLPPREPLRTPDVFPTNSSSSPLHLQPAPQGRRAGPEIVQAFFPPSSPFSPLPPQTLSPLCPRKHVASPPLVPADCDLLTGPSGPPVPPRQSTSQTIPKLPPKTYKRESTHPSLHQDGPPLLENVNPS from the exons ATGTGGCG aCTGTCTCAG GAGCGTGTCCAGAAGAGTTTTCCACATCCCATAGACAAGTGGGCCATTGCTGATGCACAGGCAGCCATtgagaagagaaagaggagaaatCCCCTCGCCCTGCCAGTGGATAAGATCCACCCCCTTCTGAAG GAAGTACTTGGCTATAAAATAGACCACCAGGTATCTGTGTACATTGTTGCTGTGTTGGAATACATCTCTGCGGACATCTTGAAGCTGGCTGGAAACTATGTACGAAACATTCGCCACTATGAGATCACCCAACAGGACATTACAGTGGCTATGTGTGCTGACAAG GTATTGATGGACATGTTCCATCAGGATGAGGAAGATCTCAGTGGATTTCCTCTGACAGATGACGAGCCATCTGCTTCCGAGGAGCAGACTTACTATGAACTGGTAAAAGTCTTTATGGCAGAGGTGCGTCAATACCTTCGTGACCTAAACCTCATCATCAAGGTGTTCCTTGAGCCCTTCAGCAGCAACAAAAAACTCTTCTCTCATCAc GATGTGGAAAGCATCTTCAGCCATATAACGGACATCCATGAGGTGACTCTAAAGCTCCTGGGGCTGCTGGAGGACACAGTTGAGATGACTGATGACACCAGTCCACATCCGCTGGTTGGAAGTTGCTTTGAGGATCTTGCAGAG GAGCTGGCCTTTGATCCGTATGAGTCTTACGCTCAGGACATCCTGCGCCTTGGTTTTCATGACCACTTCCTTTCTCTGTTATCCAAACCAGGGGCTGCCTTCTACTTGCAG TCTATATGTGAGGGTTTTAAGGAAGCTGTGCAGTATGTTCTACCCCGTCTGCTCCTCGCACCAGTGTACCACTGCTTACATTATTTTGAGATCTTGAAG cAACTGGAGGAGAAAAGCAAGGATGAGGAAGATAAAGAGTGCCTGAAGCAAGCCATTACCGCCCTGCTCAACCTCCAGAGCAGCATGGAGCGGATCTGCTCTAAGAATCTGGCCAAACGGAGACTCAG CGAATCAGCCTGTCGCTTCTACAGCCAGCAGATGAAGGGCAAGCACCTAGCCATCAAGAAAATGAATGAGATTCAGAAGAACATAGATGGCTGGGAAGGAAAGGACATTGGCCAATGCTGCAATGAGTTTATTATGGAGGGTACGCTGACCCGCGTAGGTGCCAAACATGAGCGCCACATCTTCCTGTTTGATGGCTTGATGATTTGCTGCAAGTCCAACCATGGCCAGCCACGCCTTCCTGGTGCCAGTGCCGCTGAGTACAGGCTCAAGGAAAAGTTTTTCATGCGCAAGGTACAGATCAACGACAAGGATGACAAGGAGGGTGAGTATCGTCATGCCTTTGAGATCATCTTGAAGGATGGCAACAGCGTAGTGTTTGCTGCTAAGTCAGCGGAGGAGAAGAACGGATGGATGGCAGCACTCATCTCGCTGCAGTACCGCTCCACCTTGGAGCGCATGCTGGACACTGCCATGATCCAGGAAGAAGCAGCCCAAATGCGATTGCCAGGTCCTGATGTGTACCGTTTTGCTGAGCCAGACTCTGAAGAGAATGTTGTGTTTGAGGAGAATGTGCAGTCCAAGTCAGGCATCCCCATCATCAAGGCTGGCACAGTGTTGAAGCTCATCGAAAGGCTGACCTTCCACATGTATGCAG ATCCAAATTTTGTCAGGACATTTCTGACCACCTACAGGTCCTTCTGCAAACCTCAGGAGCTCCTTGATCTTCTCATAGAGAG gttTGACATTCCAGAGCCTAAACCCACGGAAACAGATCAGATGGCCATGGAGAACGGAGATCAGCCAGTCAGCGCAGAGCTGAAACGCTTCCGCAAGGAGTTTGTGCAACCAGTTCAGCTGAG GGTTCTCAATGTCTGCCGGCACTGGGTAGAGCATCACTTCTATGACTTTGAGAGAGATGCACAACTGCTCCGTCGCTTAGAGGAGTTTATCAGCACAGTAAGAG GTAAGGCTATGAGAAAGTGGGTGGAGTCAATCACAAAGATCATCCAGAGGAAGAAACAGGCACAGGCAAACGGACAGAGCCACAACATCACCTTTGAGAGTTTGCCACCCCCTATTGAGTGGCACATCAGCAAACCGGGCCAGGTGGACCAGTTTGACCTAATGACCCTGCACCCCATTGAAATTGCACGTCAACTCACACTACTCGAATCTGACTTTTacag GGCAGTCCAGCCATCAGAGTTGGTGGGTAGTGTCTGGACAAAAGAGGACAAGGAGATCAATTCTCCCAACTTGCTGCGTATGATCCGTCACACCACCAACCTCACACTATGGTTTGAGAA GTGCATCATAGAGACAGAAAATCTGGAGGAACGTGCAGCAGTAGTCACACGTATCATTGAGATCTTGCAGGTCTTTCAAGAACTCAACAACTTTAATGGAGTGCTGGAGATAGTCAGTGCCATGAATTCATCTCCCATCTACAGGCTGGACCACACTTTTGAG CAAATCCCCAGCAGACAGAGGAAGATGCTGGAGGAAGCCCATGAGCTGAGTGAAGACCACTACAAGAAGTATCTGGCCAAACTGCGGTCCATCAACCCCCCCTGTGTGCCCTTCTTCG GTATTTATTTAACGAACATCCTAAAAACAGAGGAGGGTAATCCCGACTTCCTGAAGCGACATGGTAAAGAGCTGATTAACTTCAGCAAGCGACGGAAAGTGGCAGAGATCACTGGGGAGATTCAACAATATCAGAACCAGCCTTATTGCCTGCGCATGGATTGTGATATACGGGTCCGTCTTCACAACAATCAT AAATTCTTTGAGAACCTCAACCCAATGGAGGGCAAGATGGAGAAGGAGTTTGAAGACTATCTGTTTAACAAGTCACTGGAGATTGAGCCCCGCAATGCTCGTTCTCTGCCCCGCTTT caaaaaaaatacaattgtcCACTGAAGTCACCAGGCGTGCGTCCTTCCACAGGGCGCCCAGGCACCATGCGCCACCCAACGCCACTCCAAAACGAGCCCCGTAAAATCAGCTACAGCCGAATTCCTGACAGTACAGAGATGGAAGCAACTGCCTCAGCACCCAATTCCCCCCGGACCCCGCTCACCCCACCCCCAGCCTCAGCAGCTTCCAGCACCACAGACATTTGCAGTGTCTTTGACTCCCCACAGGGCCCATCCAGTCCGTTCCATTCCA ACTGCGAAAGCATCTTTACTCCAGTATCATTGCCCCATGGCCCAC GGTCCTCCTCTGTGTCATCCATGCCATTCAGGAACACTGAAGATGGCACTGTGCCTCCACCCGTCCCCCCTCGCAGAAGGCCAGAGTCAGTCCCTGCTGAGTCATCTCCCTCAAAG ATTATGTCAAAGCACTTAGACAGCCCTCCAGCCATTCCCCCGAGGCAGCCCACCTCTAAAGTCTATTCACCACGATACTCCATTTCGGACCGTACCTCTTTTTCAGATGCTCCAGAAAGTCCACCCATGTTGCCCCCCCGGGAGCCCTTAAGGACGCCAGACGTCTTCCCTACCAACTCCTCCAGCTCACCACTTCACCTCCAGCCCGCTCCCCAGGGTCGCCGTGCTGGGCCCGAAATAGTCCAGGCCTTCTTTCCTCCATCTTCTCCATTCAGTCCCCTCCCACCGCAGACTCTGTCCCCACTGTGCCCACGCAAGCATGTGGCATCACCCCCTCTTGTTCCAGCAGACTGTGATCTACTGACAGGGCCTTCCGGTCCTCCAGTGCCACCACGGCAGAGCACCTCTCAGACCATCCCCAAATTGCCACCCAAAACCTACAAAAGAGAGTCAACTCATCCCTCCCTACATCAAGATGGCCCACCCCTGCTGGAGAATGTCAACCCTTCATAA
- the sos1 gene encoding son of sevenless homolog 1 isoform X5 codes for MWRLSQVLYFQERVQKSFPHPIDKWAIADAQAAIEKRKRRNPLALPVDKIHPLLKEVLGYKIDHQVSVYIVAVLEYISADILKLAGNYVRNIRHYEITQQDITVAMCADKVLMDMFHQDEEDLSGFPLTDDEPSASEEQTYYELVKVFMAEVRQYLRDLNLIIKVFLEPFSSNKKLFSHHDVESIFSHITDIHEVTLKLLGLLEDTVEMTDDTSPHPLVGSCFEDLAEELAFDPYESYAQDILRLGFHDHFLSLLSKPGAAFYLQSICEGFKEAVQYVLPRLLLAPVYHCLHYFEILKQLEEKSKDEEDKECLKQAITALLNLQSSMERICSKNLAKRRLSESACRFYSQQMKGKHLAIKKMNEIQKNIDGWEGKDIGQCCNEFIMEGTLTRVGAKHERHIFLFDGLMICCKSNHGQPRLPGASAAEYRLKEKFFMRKVQINDKDDKEGEYRHAFEIILKDGNSVVFAAKSAEEKNGWMAALISLQYRSTLERMLDTAMIQEEAAQMRLPGPDVYRFAEPDSEENVVFEENVQSKSGIPIIKAGTVLKLIERLTFHMYADPNFVRTFLTTYRSFCKPQELLDLLIERFDIPEPKPTETDQMAMENGDQPVSAELKRFRKEFVQPVQLRVLNVCRHWVEHHFYDFERDAQLLRRLEEFISTVRGKAMRKWVESITKIIQRKKQAQANGQSHNITFESLPPPIEWHISKPGQVDQFDLMTLHPIEIARQLTLLESDFYRAVQPSELVGSVWTKEDKEINSPNLLRMIRHTTNLTLWFEKCIIETENLEERAAVVTRIIEILQVFQELNNFNGVLEIVSAMNSSPIYRLDHTFEQIPSRQRKMLEEAHELSEDHYKKYLAKLRSINPPCVPFFGIYLTNILKTEEGNPDFLKRHGKELINFSKRRKVAEITGEIQQYQNQPYCLRMDCDIRVRLHNNHKFFENLNPMEGKMEKEFEDYLFNKSLEIEPRNARSLPRFQKKYNCPLKSPGVRPSTGRPGTMRHPTPLQNEPRKISYSRIPDSTEMEATASAPNSPRTPLTPPPASAASSTTDICSVFDSPQGPSSPFHSNCESIFTPVSLPHGPRSSSVSSMPFRNTEDGTVPPPVPPRRRPESVPAESSPSKIMSKHLDSPPAIPPRQPTSKVYSPRYSISDRTSFSDAPESPPMLPPREPLRTPDVFPTNSSSSPLHLQPAPQGRRAGPEIVQAFFPPSSPFSPLPPQTLSPLCPRKHVASPPLVPADCDLLTGPSGPPVPPRQSTSQTIPKLPPKTYKRESTHPSLHQDGPPLLENVNPS; via the exons ATGTGGCG aCTGTCTCAGGTGCTTTATTTCCAG GAGCGTGTCCAGAAGAGTTTTCCACATCCCATAGACAAGTGGGCCATTGCTGATGCACAGGCAGCCATtgagaagagaaagaggagaaatCCCCTCGCCCTGCCAGTGGATAAGATCCACCCCCTTCTGAAG GAAGTACTTGGCTATAAAATAGACCACCAGGTATCTGTGTACATTGTTGCTGTGTTGGAATACATCTCTGCGGACATCTTGAAGCTGGCTGGAAACTATGTACGAAACATTCGCCACTATGAGATCACCCAACAGGACATTACAGTGGCTATGTGTGCTGACAAG GTATTGATGGACATGTTCCATCAGGATGAGGAAGATCTCAGTGGATTTCCTCTGACAGATGACGAGCCATCTGCTTCCGAGGAGCAGACTTACTATGAACTGGTAAAAGTCTTTATGGCAGAGGTGCGTCAATACCTTCGTGACCTAAACCTCATCATCAAGGTGTTCCTTGAGCCCTTCAGCAGCAACAAAAAACTCTTCTCTCATCAc GATGTGGAAAGCATCTTCAGCCATATAACGGACATCCATGAGGTGACTCTAAAGCTCCTGGGGCTGCTGGAGGACACAGTTGAGATGACTGATGACACCAGTCCACATCCGCTGGTTGGAAGTTGCTTTGAGGATCTTGCAGAG GAGCTGGCCTTTGATCCGTATGAGTCTTACGCTCAGGACATCCTGCGCCTTGGTTTTCATGACCACTTCCTTTCTCTGTTATCCAAACCAGGGGCTGCCTTCTACTTGCAG TCTATATGTGAGGGTTTTAAGGAAGCTGTGCAGTATGTTCTACCCCGTCTGCTCCTCGCACCAGTGTACCACTGCTTACATTATTTTGAGATCTTGAAG cAACTGGAGGAGAAAAGCAAGGATGAGGAAGATAAAGAGTGCCTGAAGCAAGCCATTACCGCCCTGCTCAACCTCCAGAGCAGCATGGAGCGGATCTGCTCTAAGAATCTGGCCAAACGGAGACTCAG CGAATCAGCCTGTCGCTTCTACAGCCAGCAGATGAAGGGCAAGCACCTAGCCATCAAGAAAATGAATGAGATTCAGAAGAACATAGATGGCTGGGAAGGAAAGGACATTGGCCAATGCTGCAATGAGTTTATTATGGAGGGTACGCTGACCCGCGTAGGTGCCAAACATGAGCGCCACATCTTCCTGTTTGATGGCTTGATGATTTGCTGCAAGTCCAACCATGGCCAGCCACGCCTTCCTGGTGCCAGTGCCGCTGAGTACAGGCTCAAGGAAAAGTTTTTCATGCGCAAGGTACAGATCAACGACAAGGATGACAAGGAGGGTGAGTATCGTCATGCCTTTGAGATCATCTTGAAGGATGGCAACAGCGTAGTGTTTGCTGCTAAGTCAGCGGAGGAGAAGAACGGATGGATGGCAGCACTCATCTCGCTGCAGTACCGCTCCACCTTGGAGCGCATGCTGGACACTGCCATGATCCAGGAAGAAGCAGCCCAAATGCGATTGCCAGGTCCTGATGTGTACCGTTTTGCTGAGCCAGACTCTGAAGAGAATGTTGTGTTTGAGGAGAATGTGCAGTCCAAGTCAGGCATCCCCATCATCAAGGCTGGCACAGTGTTGAAGCTCATCGAAAGGCTGACCTTCCACATGTATGCAG ATCCAAATTTTGTCAGGACATTTCTGACCACCTACAGGTCCTTCTGCAAACCTCAGGAGCTCCTTGATCTTCTCATAGAGAG gttTGACATTCCAGAGCCTAAACCCACGGAAACAGATCAGATGGCCATGGAGAACGGAGATCAGCCAGTCAGCGCAGAGCTGAAACGCTTCCGCAAGGAGTTTGTGCAACCAGTTCAGCTGAG GGTTCTCAATGTCTGCCGGCACTGGGTAGAGCATCACTTCTATGACTTTGAGAGAGATGCACAACTGCTCCGTCGCTTAGAGGAGTTTATCAGCACAGTAAGAG GTAAGGCTATGAGAAAGTGGGTGGAGTCAATCACAAAGATCATCCAGAGGAAGAAACAGGCACAGGCAAACGGACAGAGCCACAACATCACCTTTGAGAGTTTGCCACCCCCTATTGAGTGGCACATCAGCAAACCGGGCCAGGTGGACCAGTTTGACCTAATGACCCTGCACCCCATTGAAATTGCACGTCAACTCACACTACTCGAATCTGACTTTTacag GGCAGTCCAGCCATCAGAGTTGGTGGGTAGTGTCTGGACAAAAGAGGACAAGGAGATCAATTCTCCCAACTTGCTGCGTATGATCCGTCACACCACCAACCTCACACTATGGTTTGAGAA GTGCATCATAGAGACAGAAAATCTGGAGGAACGTGCAGCAGTAGTCACACGTATCATTGAGATCTTGCAGGTCTTTCAAGAACTCAACAACTTTAATGGAGTGCTGGAGATAGTCAGTGCCATGAATTCATCTCCCATCTACAGGCTGGACCACACTTTTGAG CAAATCCCCAGCAGACAGAGGAAGATGCTGGAGGAAGCCCATGAGCTGAGTGAAGACCACTACAAGAAGTATCTGGCCAAACTGCGGTCCATCAACCCCCCCTGTGTGCCCTTCTTCG GTATTTATTTAACGAACATCCTAAAAACAGAGGAGGGTAATCCCGACTTCCTGAAGCGACATGGTAAAGAGCTGATTAACTTCAGCAAGCGACGGAAAGTGGCAGAGATCACTGGGGAGATTCAACAATATCAGAACCAGCCTTATTGCCTGCGCATGGATTGTGATATACGGGTCCGTCTTCACAACAATCAT AAATTCTTTGAGAACCTCAACCCAATGGAGGGCAAGATGGAGAAGGAGTTTGAAGACTATCTGTTTAACAAGTCACTGGAGATTGAGCCCCGCAATGCTCGTTCTCTGCCCCGCTTT caaaaaaaatacaattgtcCACTGAAGTCACCAGGCGTGCGTCCTTCCACAGGGCGCCCAGGCACCATGCGCCACCCAACGCCACTCCAAAACGAGCCCCGTAAAATCAGCTACAGCCGAATTCCTGACAGTACAGAGATGGAAGCAACTGCCTCAGCACCCAATTCCCCCCGGACCCCGCTCACCCCACCCCCAGCCTCAGCAGCTTCCAGCACCACAGACATTTGCAGTGTCTTTGACTCCCCACAGGGCCCATCCAGTCCGTTCCATTCCA ACTGCGAAAGCATCTTTACTCCAGTATCATTGCCCCATGGCCCAC GGTCCTCCTCTGTGTCATCCATGCCATTCAGGAACACTGAAGATGGCACTGTGCCTCCACCCGTCCCCCCTCGCAGAAGGCCAGAGTCAGTCCCTGCTGAGTCATCTCCCTCAAAG ATTATGTCAAAGCACTTAGACAGCCCTCCAGCCATTCCCCCGAGGCAGCCCACCTCTAAAGTCTATTCACCACGATACTCCATTTCGGACCGTACCTCTTTTTCAGATGCTCCAGAAAGTCCACCCATGTTGCCCCCCCGGGAGCCCTTAAGGACGCCAGACGTCTTCCCTACCAACTCCTCCAGCTCACCACTTCACCTCCAGCCCGCTCCCCAGGGTCGCCGTGCTGGGCCCGAAATAGTCCAGGCCTTCTTTCCTCCATCTTCTCCATTCAGTCCCCTCCCACCGCAGACTCTGTCCCCACTGTGCCCACGCAAGCATGTGGCATCACCCCCTCTTGTTCCAGCAGACTGTGATCTACTGACAGGGCCTTCCGGTCCTCCAGTGCCACCACGGCAGAGCACCTCTCAGACCATCCCCAAATTGCCACCCAAAACCTACAAAAGAGAGTCAACTCATCCCTCCCTACATCAAGATGGCCCACCCCTGCTGGAGAATGTCAACCCTTCATAA